A genome region from Cucumis sativus cultivar 9930 chromosome 4, Cucumber_9930_V3, whole genome shotgun sequence includes the following:
- the LOC101213136 gene encoding symplekin isoform X1, giving the protein MVGMMMAVNSRERLYGLINSTKIASDIPSKLARLRQLKNVLLPEDPVLLSELLPRILELQSDRFSPIRKFVTEMIGEIGFKHIDLLPQIVPLLITVLTDDTPAVVRQSITCAIDLFRISLVKIAMKGLYSSEMDNSLQSLWTWMLKFKEEIYSIAVHGNGGMSLLALKFVVEVILLYTPDPSVSTEPPACEESSVDFNISWLRGGHPILKIRDLSTEASQSLGLLLDQLRFPKVKSLNNTKIIVLINSLSTIANRRPAFYGRILPVLLGLDRSGTIFNGLHAPGVHFALKNAFLNCLKCTHPGALPWRDPLIGAVREMKVRGGADPSLNQVSTDNGSVKEEQGDGHLDEKAAVLSTSSVMQNNLGRKRAGEPDSCDLSEDGNGSGKRARPTTNVSDTEEPSKEIGRSTVVSKQNASSSGTSPTEDVDTGPAQQLVTMFGALVAQGEKAIGSLQILISSISADLLAELVIANMRFLPPHQPDTGGGELLQNMCIVGSDVQAKYPSSFVADVLSLSSTFPPIASLLDSSRSLSDHMKPQEEEDHHAVPVPIVDRVGTSHDFENAITPTNLPGSKASISEAEEVCSIIPSSIHDMGNLDSGIPGLDSSVQSDGMSDTAVTPSLASSGFDESNQENISTLDLTSSKLSGEKSEELSPKAVVSDVNSLASSTATSAAVSFQLVLPKMSAPVVDLVDEEKDELLKLAFVRIVEAYKQIAVAGGSQARSSLLAYLGVEYPLELEAWKVLQNHILADYVNNEGHELTLRVLYRLFGEAEEEHDFFTSTTAASVYETFLLTVAETLKDSFPPSDKSLSRLLGEAPYLPKSVINLLECMCSPGNSENADKDTLSGDRVTQGLSAVWSLILLRPPIRDVCLKIALQSTVHLSEEVRMKAIRLVANKLYPIPSISQRIEDFSKEMLLSAISDLATDMTDADGLASESHKQDAHPEKSLVESSAIGKDISSDTHPSSISQVDTSLPISEAQRRMSLYFALCTKKHSLFRQIFVMYKDASKGIKQAVHDHIPILVRTMGSSSDLLEILTDPPSGSENLVMQVLHILTDGIIPSSELVFTISKLYNSKLKDVEIMIPVLPYLPKDEVMMIFPHIVNLPGDKFQAALLRILQGSSQSGPVLNPAEVLIAIHGIDPDRDGIPLKKVTDACNACFEQRQTFTQQIIAKVLNQLVEQIPLPLLFMRTVLQAIGTFPALVDFIMEILSRLVGKQIWKYPKLWVGFLKCVLLTKPQSFNVLLQLPPTQLENALNKTAALKAPLVAHASQPNIRSTLPRAVLTVLGITLDAQNTSQVQSSQTNMVDSSNSEKEVAVPEKSKESSVAG; this is encoded by the exons ATGGTCGGAATGATGATGGCTGTTAATTCAAGGGAGAGGCTATATGGTCTTATCAACTCAACCAAAATTGCTTCTGATATTCCTTCAAAACTTGCTCGTTTGCGtcaattgaaaaatgttttgcTACCGGAAGACCCTGTTTTACTATCTGAACTCCTCCCTCGCATCCTTGAGCTACAGTCAGACCGCTTCAGCCCCATACGCAAGTTTGTCACAGA GATGATTGGTGAAATTGGATTCAAGCACATCGACTTATTGCCTCAAATTGTACCTTTATTGATAACAGTTTTAACTGACGATACTCCGGCAGTTGTTCGGCAGTCCATTACTTGTGCCATTGATTTGTTTCGCATCAGTCTTGTGAAAATTGCGATGAAG GGTCTATATTCTAGCGAGATGGACAATTCACTTCAATCACTGTGGACATGGATGTTAAAGTTCAAGGAAGAGATATATTCAATAGCCGTTCAT GGAAATGGTGGAATGAGTTTGCTAGCTCTCAAGTTTGTTGTAGAAGTAATTTTACTTTACACACCTGATCCCAGTGTCTCTACAGAGCCTCCTGCTTGTGAAG AAAGTTCTGTCGATTTCAATATATCATGGCTTCGTGGGGGTCATCCTATACTCAAGATTCGGGACTTATCAACTGAAGCTAGTCAAAGTTTGGGTTTGTTGCTAGATCAACTCAGATTCCCAAAAGTGAAATCTCTCAATAACACAAAGATTATTGTGCTTATTAATAG TCTTTCAACAATTGCAAATAGGAGGCCTGCATTTTATGGCCGAATTCTGCCTGTATTACTTGGCCTTGATCGCTCAGGCACTATCTTTAATGGGTTGCATGCTCCTGGTGTACATTTTGCTTTAAAGAATGCATTTCTCAACTGCTTGAAGTGTACCCATCCTGGTGCTTTACCG TGGCGGGATCCTCTAATTGGTGCCGTGAGAGAGATGAAAGTTAGGGGAGGGGCTGACCCATCCCTTAATCAAGTTTCAACAGATAATGGATCTGTAAAGGAGGAGCAGGGCGATGGCCATTTG GACGAGAAGGCTGCTGTTCTAAGTACTTCTAGTGTTATGCAGAATAATTTGGGGAGGAAGAGAGCTGGAGAACCAGACAGCTGTGATTTGTCAGAGGACGGAAATGGATCTGGAAAACGTGCCAGACCAACAACTAATGTCTCAGACACCGAGGAACCTTCTAAAGAAATAGGGAGGAGTACTGTCGTGTCTAAACAGAATGCATCATCAAGTGGAACATCGCCAACAGAAGATGTGGATACTGGACCAGCGCAGCAACTTGTAACTATGTTTGGTGCCTTAGTCGCTCAAGGAGAAAAAGCTATTGGGTCCTTACAGATTCTTATCTCTAGTATTTCTGCTGACTTGCTTGCTGAGCTTGTCATTGCTAATATGCGTTTCCTTCCTCCTCATCAGCCTGATACAGGAGGTGGAGAACTTCTGCAGAATATGTGTATAGTTGGTAGTGACGTTCAAGCCAAATATCCATCATCATTTGTTGCAGATGTTCTTTCATTATCTAGCACCTTCCCACCAATTGCGTCGTTGTTGGATTCTTCTAGGTCATTATCTGATCACATG AAACCTCAAGAGGAAGAAGACCACCATGCAGTTCCAGTTCCTATTGTTGACCGCGTTGGGACAAGtcatgattttgaaaatgccATTACACCAACTAATTTACCTGGTTCCAAAGCTTCAATATCTGAAGCGGAAGAAGTTTGCTCAATCATTCCATCTAGTATACATGATATGGGCAATTTAGACAGTGGGATACCTGGACTTGATTCTTCTGTTCAAAGTGATGGGATGTCAGACACCGCTGTTACTCCCTCGCTTGCATCATCTGGTTTTGATGAATCTAATCAAGAGAACATTTCAACTTTGGATCTAACCTCTTCGAAACTATCAGGAGAAAAATCAGAGGAGCTTAGTCCAAAGGCAGTTGTTTCAGACGTCAACAGCTTGGCTTCTTCAACTGCAACTTCTGCGGCGGTGTCTTTTCAGTTGGTCTTGCCCAAGATGTCAGCACCTGTTGTTGACCTTGTTGATGAAGAGAAGGATGAATTACTAAAACTGGCATTTGTGCGAATTGTTGAGGCATATAAGCAAATAGCAGTTGCTGGAGGATCACAAGCCCGCTCTTCTCTTTTGGCATATTTAGGAGTGGAG TATCCTTTGGAATTAGAGGCATGGAAAGTGTTGCAAAACCATATATTGGCTGATTATGTAAATAATGAG GGACACGAGTTGACTTTGCGGGTTCTGTATAGGTTATTTGGAGAAGCAGAAGAGGAACACGATTTCTTTACATCTACAACTGCTGCTTCAGTATATGAGACATTTCTGCTCACTGTG GCAGAAACACTTAAAGATTCTTTTCCTCCATCAGACAAGTCATTAAGTAGGTTACTCGGCGAAGCTCCTTATCTACCAAAGTCAGTCATAAACCTCTTGGAATGCATGTGCTCTCCTGGAAACAGTGAAAATGCAGATAAGGATACTCTAAGTGGTGATCGTGTAACTCAAGGTCTTAGTGCAGTGTGGAGTTTGATTCTGTTGAGACCCCCTATTCGTGATGTCTGCTTGAAAATTGCCTTACAG AGCACGGTACATCTCTCCGAGGAAGTGAGGATGAAGGCAATTCGTCTG GTTGCTAACAAACTTTATCCTATACCATCCATTTCTCAACGAATAGAAGATTTTTCCAAGGAAATGCTGCTTTCTGCCATTAGTGACCTTGCTACAGATATGACAGATGCTGATGGACTAGCATCAGAATCACATAAG CAGGATGCTCATCCAGAAAAATCTTTAGTTGAATCTAGTGCCATCGGTAAAGATATTTCTTCTGATACCCATCCTTCATCCATTTCACAAGTTGACACATCTCTTCCAATCTCTGAGGCCCAGCGTCGGATGTCCTTGTATTTTGCACTTTGTACAAAG AAGCACTCACTTTTTCGCCAAATTTTTGTCATGTATAAAGATGCCTCAAAAGGAATTAAGCAG GCTGTCCATGACCATATCCCTATACTTGTCCGCACAATGGGCTCATCCTCAGATCTTCTTGAAATTCTTACTGATCCTCCAAGCGGAAGTGAAAATCTTGTTATGCAG GTTTTGCATATACTGACGGATGGGATTATTCCGTCATCGGAGTTAGTTTTTACCATTAGCAAGCTAtacaattcaaaactaaag GATGTGGAGATTATGATCCCTGTATTGCCATATCTACCCAAAGATGAG gTTATGATGATCTTCCCACATATTGTGAATCTTCCAGGGGATAAATTCCAAGCAGCACTTCTACGGATACTGCAG GGATCATCTCAGTCTGGGCCAGTTCTAAATCCAGCTGAAGTTCTAATTGCTATTCATGGAATTGATCCTGACAGAGATGGAATTCCTCTCAAGAAG GTCACAGATGCCTGCAATGCTTGCTTTGAGCAGCGTCAAACTTTCACCCAGCAAATCATTGCAAAAGTTTTGAATCAATTG GTTGAGCAGATCCCTCTTCCATTATTGTTCATGCGCACAGTATTGCAAGCCATTGGTACTTTTCCAGCACTG GTAGATTTTATAATGGAGATTCTATCACGTCTTGTTGGCAAACAG ATATGGAAATATCCCAAGTTGTGGGTAGGCTTTTTGAAGTGTGTACTTTTGACAAAGCCTCAATCATTTAATGTGCTGCTGCAG CTACCGCCAACACAACTCGAAAATGCTTTAAACAAAACTGCAGCACTCAAGGCGCCTTTGGTTGCTCATGCTAGCCAACCAAATATCCGATCCACACTCCCAAG GGCTGTGTTGACTGTTCTAGGAATAACCTTAGATGCTCAGAATACAAGCCAGGTGCAATCAAGTCAGACTAACATGGTGGATTCAAGTAACTCGGAGAAGGAGGTTGCAGTCCCAGAGAAATCTAAAGAATCGTCTGTTGCTGGTTGA
- the LOC101213136 gene encoding symplekin isoform X2 has translation MVGMMMAVNSRERLYGLINSTKIASDIPSKLARLRQLKNVLLPEDPVLLSELLPRILELQSDRFSPIRKFVTEMIGEIGFKHIDLLPQIVPLLITVLTDDTPAVVRQSITCAIDLFRISLVKIAMKGLYSSEMDNSLQSLWTWMLKFKEEIYSIAVHGNGGMSLLALKFVVEVILLYTPDPSVSTEPPACEESSVDFNISWLRGGHPILKIRDLSTEASQSLGLLLDQLRFPKVKSLNNTKIIVLINSLSTIANRRPAFYGRILPVLLGLDRSGTIFNGLHAPGVHFALKNAFLNCLKCTHPGALPWRDPLIGAVREMKVRGGADPSLNQVSTDNGSVKEEQGDGHLDEKAAVLSTSSVMQNNLGRKRAGEPDSCDLSEDGNGSGKRARPTTNVSDTEEPSKEIGRSTVVSKQNASSSGTSPTEDVDTGPAQQLVTMFGALVAQGEKAIGSLQILISSISADLLAELVIANMRFLPPHQPDTGGGELLQNMCIVGSDVQAKYPSSFVADVLSLSSTFPPIASLLDSSRSLSDHMKPQEEEDHHAVPVPIVDRVGTSHDFENAITPTNLPGSKASISEAEEVCSIIPSSIHDMGNLDSGIPGLDSSVQSDGMSDTAVTPSLASSGFDESNQENISTLDLTSSKLSGEKSEELSPKAVVSDVNSLASSTATSAAVSFQLVLPKMSAPVVDLVDEEKDELLKLAFVRIVEAYKQIAVAGGSQARSSLLAYLGVEYPLELEAWKVLQNHILADYVNNEGHELTLRVLYRLFGEAEEEHDFFTSTTAASVYETFLLTVAETLKDSFPPSDKSLSRLLGEAPYLPKSVINLLECMCSPGNSENADKDTLSGDRVTQGLSAVWSLILLRPPIRDVCLKIALQSTVHLSEEVRMKAIRLVANKLYPIPSISQRIEDFSKEMLLSAISDLATDMTDADGLASESHKDAHPEKSLVESSAIGKDISSDTHPSSISQVDTSLPISEAQRRMSLYFALCTKKHSLFRQIFVMYKDASKGIKQAVHDHIPILVRTMGSSSDLLEILTDPPSGSENLVMQVLHILTDGIIPSSELVFTISKLYNSKLKDVEIMIPVLPYLPKDEVMMIFPHIVNLPGDKFQAALLRILQGSSQSGPVLNPAEVLIAIHGIDPDRDGIPLKKVTDACNACFEQRQTFTQQIIAKVLNQLVEQIPLPLLFMRTVLQAIGTFPALVDFIMEILSRLVGKQIWKYPKLWVGFLKCVLLTKPQSFNVLLQLPPTQLENALNKTAALKAPLVAHASQPNIRSTLPRAVLTVLGITLDAQNTSQVQSSQTNMVDSSNSEKEVAVPEKSKESSVAG, from the exons ATGGTCGGAATGATGATGGCTGTTAATTCAAGGGAGAGGCTATATGGTCTTATCAACTCAACCAAAATTGCTTCTGATATTCCTTCAAAACTTGCTCGTTTGCGtcaattgaaaaatgttttgcTACCGGAAGACCCTGTTTTACTATCTGAACTCCTCCCTCGCATCCTTGAGCTACAGTCAGACCGCTTCAGCCCCATACGCAAGTTTGTCACAGA GATGATTGGTGAAATTGGATTCAAGCACATCGACTTATTGCCTCAAATTGTACCTTTATTGATAACAGTTTTAACTGACGATACTCCGGCAGTTGTTCGGCAGTCCATTACTTGTGCCATTGATTTGTTTCGCATCAGTCTTGTGAAAATTGCGATGAAG GGTCTATATTCTAGCGAGATGGACAATTCACTTCAATCACTGTGGACATGGATGTTAAAGTTCAAGGAAGAGATATATTCAATAGCCGTTCAT GGAAATGGTGGAATGAGTTTGCTAGCTCTCAAGTTTGTTGTAGAAGTAATTTTACTTTACACACCTGATCCCAGTGTCTCTACAGAGCCTCCTGCTTGTGAAG AAAGTTCTGTCGATTTCAATATATCATGGCTTCGTGGGGGTCATCCTATACTCAAGATTCGGGACTTATCAACTGAAGCTAGTCAAAGTTTGGGTTTGTTGCTAGATCAACTCAGATTCCCAAAAGTGAAATCTCTCAATAACACAAAGATTATTGTGCTTATTAATAG TCTTTCAACAATTGCAAATAGGAGGCCTGCATTTTATGGCCGAATTCTGCCTGTATTACTTGGCCTTGATCGCTCAGGCACTATCTTTAATGGGTTGCATGCTCCTGGTGTACATTTTGCTTTAAAGAATGCATTTCTCAACTGCTTGAAGTGTACCCATCCTGGTGCTTTACCG TGGCGGGATCCTCTAATTGGTGCCGTGAGAGAGATGAAAGTTAGGGGAGGGGCTGACCCATCCCTTAATCAAGTTTCAACAGATAATGGATCTGTAAAGGAGGAGCAGGGCGATGGCCATTTG GACGAGAAGGCTGCTGTTCTAAGTACTTCTAGTGTTATGCAGAATAATTTGGGGAGGAAGAGAGCTGGAGAACCAGACAGCTGTGATTTGTCAGAGGACGGAAATGGATCTGGAAAACGTGCCAGACCAACAACTAATGTCTCAGACACCGAGGAACCTTCTAAAGAAATAGGGAGGAGTACTGTCGTGTCTAAACAGAATGCATCATCAAGTGGAACATCGCCAACAGAAGATGTGGATACTGGACCAGCGCAGCAACTTGTAACTATGTTTGGTGCCTTAGTCGCTCAAGGAGAAAAAGCTATTGGGTCCTTACAGATTCTTATCTCTAGTATTTCTGCTGACTTGCTTGCTGAGCTTGTCATTGCTAATATGCGTTTCCTTCCTCCTCATCAGCCTGATACAGGAGGTGGAGAACTTCTGCAGAATATGTGTATAGTTGGTAGTGACGTTCAAGCCAAATATCCATCATCATTTGTTGCAGATGTTCTTTCATTATCTAGCACCTTCCCACCAATTGCGTCGTTGTTGGATTCTTCTAGGTCATTATCTGATCACATG AAACCTCAAGAGGAAGAAGACCACCATGCAGTTCCAGTTCCTATTGTTGACCGCGTTGGGACAAGtcatgattttgaaaatgccATTACACCAACTAATTTACCTGGTTCCAAAGCTTCAATATCTGAAGCGGAAGAAGTTTGCTCAATCATTCCATCTAGTATACATGATATGGGCAATTTAGACAGTGGGATACCTGGACTTGATTCTTCTGTTCAAAGTGATGGGATGTCAGACACCGCTGTTACTCCCTCGCTTGCATCATCTGGTTTTGATGAATCTAATCAAGAGAACATTTCAACTTTGGATCTAACCTCTTCGAAACTATCAGGAGAAAAATCAGAGGAGCTTAGTCCAAAGGCAGTTGTTTCAGACGTCAACAGCTTGGCTTCTTCAACTGCAACTTCTGCGGCGGTGTCTTTTCAGTTGGTCTTGCCCAAGATGTCAGCACCTGTTGTTGACCTTGTTGATGAAGAGAAGGATGAATTACTAAAACTGGCATTTGTGCGAATTGTTGAGGCATATAAGCAAATAGCAGTTGCTGGAGGATCACAAGCCCGCTCTTCTCTTTTGGCATATTTAGGAGTGGAG TATCCTTTGGAATTAGAGGCATGGAAAGTGTTGCAAAACCATATATTGGCTGATTATGTAAATAATGAG GGACACGAGTTGACTTTGCGGGTTCTGTATAGGTTATTTGGAGAAGCAGAAGAGGAACACGATTTCTTTACATCTACAACTGCTGCTTCAGTATATGAGACATTTCTGCTCACTGTG GCAGAAACACTTAAAGATTCTTTTCCTCCATCAGACAAGTCATTAAGTAGGTTACTCGGCGAAGCTCCTTATCTACCAAAGTCAGTCATAAACCTCTTGGAATGCATGTGCTCTCCTGGAAACAGTGAAAATGCAGATAAGGATACTCTAAGTGGTGATCGTGTAACTCAAGGTCTTAGTGCAGTGTGGAGTTTGATTCTGTTGAGACCCCCTATTCGTGATGTCTGCTTGAAAATTGCCTTACAG AGCACGGTACATCTCTCCGAGGAAGTGAGGATGAAGGCAATTCGTCTG GTTGCTAACAAACTTTATCCTATACCATCCATTTCTCAACGAATAGAAGATTTTTCCAAGGAAATGCTGCTTTCTGCCATTAGTGACCTTGCTACAGATATGACAGATGCTGATGGACTAGCATCAGAATCACATAAG GATGCTCATCCAGAAAAATCTTTAGTTGAATCTAGTGCCATCGGTAAAGATATTTCTTCTGATACCCATCCTTCATCCATTTCACAAGTTGACACATCTCTTCCAATCTCTGAGGCCCAGCGTCGGATGTCCTTGTATTTTGCACTTTGTACAAAG AAGCACTCACTTTTTCGCCAAATTTTTGTCATGTATAAAGATGCCTCAAAAGGAATTAAGCAG GCTGTCCATGACCATATCCCTATACTTGTCCGCACAATGGGCTCATCCTCAGATCTTCTTGAAATTCTTACTGATCCTCCAAGCGGAAGTGAAAATCTTGTTATGCAG GTTTTGCATATACTGACGGATGGGATTATTCCGTCATCGGAGTTAGTTTTTACCATTAGCAAGCTAtacaattcaaaactaaag GATGTGGAGATTATGATCCCTGTATTGCCATATCTACCCAAAGATGAG gTTATGATGATCTTCCCACATATTGTGAATCTTCCAGGGGATAAATTCCAAGCAGCACTTCTACGGATACTGCAG GGATCATCTCAGTCTGGGCCAGTTCTAAATCCAGCTGAAGTTCTAATTGCTATTCATGGAATTGATCCTGACAGAGATGGAATTCCTCTCAAGAAG GTCACAGATGCCTGCAATGCTTGCTTTGAGCAGCGTCAAACTTTCACCCAGCAAATCATTGCAAAAGTTTTGAATCAATTG GTTGAGCAGATCCCTCTTCCATTATTGTTCATGCGCACAGTATTGCAAGCCATTGGTACTTTTCCAGCACTG GTAGATTTTATAATGGAGATTCTATCACGTCTTGTTGGCAAACAG ATATGGAAATATCCCAAGTTGTGGGTAGGCTTTTTGAAGTGTGTACTTTTGACAAAGCCTCAATCATTTAATGTGCTGCTGCAG CTACCGCCAACACAACTCGAAAATGCTTTAAACAAAACTGCAGCACTCAAGGCGCCTTTGGTTGCTCATGCTAGCCAACCAAATATCCGATCCACACTCCCAAG GGCTGTGTTGACTGTTCTAGGAATAACCTTAGATGCTCAGAATACAAGCCAGGTGCAATCAAGTCAGACTAACATGGTGGATTCAAGTAACTCGGAGAAGGAGGTTGCAGTCCCAGAGAAATCTAAAGAATCGTCTGTTGCTGGTTGA